The stretch of DNA CTCCATGTTTTGCACTATTATAGGCTGCTTTACCCGCAAATCCTACTAATCCATTTATAGAAGCCATATTAATAATTCTACCAAACTGTTGTTTTTTCATTGTAGGAAATACATGTTTAATTGCCATAAATGGTGCAATTAACATTACTTTCGTTAATAACTCAAACTTTTCTGTTGGGAATTCTTCAAGCATAGCCACATGCTGTAATCCTGCATTATTAATAAATATATCAATTCTCCCAAATTGTTGAACAGTGCCCTCAATAACTTGAATAATTTCTTCTTCTTTCGTAACATCACAACGAAAGCTAGTTGTAATTAATCCTTTTTCATTTAATGATTCACTAGCTTCTCTTACACGCTGTTCATTCATATCTGTTAAAACTACCTTTGCTCCATTTTCCGCAAAGTGTTTACCGATTTCAAATCCTATTCCTTGTGCGCCTCCTGTTATTACGACAACTTTATTTTCTACCACTAGATGCACCTCTTTCTTAAATCCCTAAACCTAACGAGAATAATACAATTGCCATCGCTAATCCAATTAATGGTACGATTACAGTTACTGCGGCGACTGGCCCATATGCTGCTTGGTGTGTCTCCCCACAAATAGCACGGACCGTTGTAACGACGTATCCGTTATGTGGTAAAGAATCAAGAGCCCCCGAAGAAATCGCAACAGTTCTGTGAAGTGCTTCTGCATTTACACCCATATCTAAATAATGTGGAGCTAAAATCGGTAATGCAATTGCTTGCCCACCCGAAGCAGAACCAGTCATACCGGCAATTACGCTTACTGCGATGGCTCCACCAATTAACGGACTACCAGGTATACTAGTCATTGCATTAACAGCCACTTCAAAGGCAGGAACTTTTTGAGCTACCCCACCAAATCCAACAACAGCTGCAGTATTACCAATTGCGATTAATGCTCCCATCGTTCCAGCAGAAACTGCATCCCAAAACGACTTAAAATATTTTCTTCCAAGTATATAAGTAGAAACTACTCCACCAGTTAACGCAATAATAAGTGCTGATTGCTTTAAGTCATCATGGAATATAAATGAAATTATTAATACTACACCTAACGGAATCATACTAACAAACGGGTTTGGCAGTGCTCTCTCTTTATCCATCACAGGATCACTTTCACGTGATTCAAATTTCTCCCCGCGAGAAATTGCCTTTGTTATCATTCGTTTTAACCACCAGTAACCGAAAATCATCATAAATACAGCAACAATTAAACTAACTTCCCATCCTGCATATGGGCTTGTGTTTAAATGTTCAATCGGAATCCAGTTTTGAATTTCTGGAGAACCAGCCGATGTCATCGTAAACGTAACCGAACCAAACGCTAACGCTGCTGGTATAAATCTTCTTGGTAAATTTGCTTGTTTAAATAGACTAATAGCCATCGGGTAAACGGAAAACGCAACAACGAATAAACTTACTCCTCCGTACGTTAAAATAGCACATGCAGCAACAATCGCTAATACCGCATATTTCATCCCTAATTTTTCAACCACAAATTTGGATACACTATCTGCTGCTCCACTATCTTCCATTACTTTTCCGAAAATCGCACCTAATAAGAACATTAAGTACCATGACGTTACAAACCCTGAAAATCCACCCATGTAACTTCCAACAAAGTTCGCTTCCCCTTCTCCTGCCAACTGTGGAAACAGTGGCATACCACTGGTTAGAGCTACTACTAATGCTGAAATAGGACCAACTACTAACAGGTTCATTCCTCGCATCGTTAAAATAATTAGTAGTGCCAAACCTCCAATCAAACCAATCATACTTAACATTCCAAATCCCCCTTTGTGTTAACGCTTTCAAAACTATTCATTTCTATATA from Sutcliffiella cohnii encodes:
- a CDS encoding GntP family permease, which gives rise to MLSMIGLIGGLALLIILTMRGMNLLVVGPISALVVALTSGMPLFPQLAGEGEANFVGSYMGGFSGFVTSWYLMFLLGAIFGKVMEDSGAADSVSKFVVEKLGMKYAVLAIVAACAILTYGGVSLFVVAFSVYPMAISLFKQANLPRRFIPAALAFGSVTFTMTSAGSPEIQNWIPIEHLNTSPYAGWEVSLIVAVFMMIFGYWWLKRMITKAISRGEKFESRESDPVMDKERALPNPFVSMIPLGVVLIISFIFHDDLKQSALIIALTGGVVSTYILGRKYFKSFWDAVSAGTMGALIAIGNTAAVVGFGGVAQKVPAFEVAVNAMTSIPGSPLIGGAIAVSVIAGMTGSASGGQAIALPILAPHYLDMGVNAEALHRTVAISSGALDSLPHNGYVVTTVRAICGETHQAAYGPVAAVTVIVPLIGLAMAIVLFSLGLGI
- a CDS encoding 3-hydroxybutyrate dehydrogenase, which encodes MVENKVVVITGGAQGIGFEIGKHFAENGAKVVLTDMNEQRVREASESLNEKGLITTSFRCDVTKEEEIIQVIEGTVQQFGRIDIFINNAGLQHVAMLEEFPTEKFELLTKVMLIAPFMAIKHVFPTMKKQQFGRIINMASINGLVGFAGKAAYNSAKHGVIGLTKVAALEGAAHGITVNALCPGYVDTPLVRNQLKDLATTRNVELEKVLEEVIYPLVPQRRLLTVQEIADYAMFLCSDAAKGITGQAAVIDGGYTVQ